In a genomic window of Alcanivorax sp.:
- the acnB gene encoding bifunctional aconitate hydratase 2/2-methylisocitrate dehydratase — translation MLEAYRKHVEERAAEGVPPKPLNEQQVAELVELLKTPPAGEEEFIQDLFVNRVPPGVDQAAYVKAAFLTAIVKGEASSPLIDRKRAVQLLGTMQGGYNVATLVEALDDAELAEIAADELKHTLLVFDAFHDVEDKMKAGNAKAKEVIESWAEGEWFTKRPDLAEKMSLTVFKVTGETNTDDLSPAQDAWSRPDIPLHGNAMLKNAREGIFPEKDGEIGPLKQMEELKAKGLPVAYVGDVVGTGSSRKSATNSVLWHFGDDIPFVPNKRAGGVCIGGKIAPIFFNTMEDSGALPFECDVSKMETGDQIDIYPFEGKVEKNGEVIAEFELRSQVLLDEVRAGGRINLIIGRGLTTKAREALGLAPSDLFRKPEQPGDSNKGYTLAQKMVGKACGLEGVRPGMYCEPKMTTVGSQDTTGPMTRDELKDLACLGFQADLVMQSFCHTAAYPKPVDVETQHTLPDFIMNRGGVSLRPGDGIIHSWLNRMLLPDTVGTGGDSHTRFPMGISFPAGSGLVAFAAATGVMPLDMPESVLVRFKGKRQPGITLRDLVHAIPLQAIKDGHLTVAKAGKVNVFSGRVLEIEGLDDLTVEQAFELSDASAERSAAGCTITLSEDSVTEYLKSNITMLKWMIANGYGDARTIERRINGMEEWLANPSLMRADADAEYHTVIEIDMDQIKEPVLCCPNDPDDAKTLSDVAGAKIDEVFIGSCMTNIGHFRAAGKLLQKVESGTMPTRLWIAPPTKMDQHQLTEEGYYNIFGSAGARTEMPGCSLCMGNQARIAPKSTAVSTSTRNFPNRLGQGADVYLASAELASVASILGKLPTTEEYMEYANTIDSMSSEIYRYLNFDQMAEYQDVADTVKIPVAQSV, via the coding sequence GTGCTAGAAGCCTATCGCAAACATGTTGAAGAGCGCGCCGCCGAAGGCGTGCCGCCCAAACCGCTGAACGAGCAGCAAGTTGCCGAGCTGGTCGAGCTGCTGAAAACCCCGCCGGCCGGCGAAGAAGAATTCATCCAGGACCTGTTCGTTAACCGCGTTCCGCCCGGCGTGGATCAGGCAGCCTACGTGAAGGCCGCCTTCCTGACCGCGATTGTGAAAGGCGAAGCCAGCTCTCCCCTGATCGACCGCAAGCGTGCCGTGCAGCTGCTGGGTACCATGCAGGGCGGCTACAACGTTGCCACCCTGGTAGAAGCGCTGGACGATGCCGAACTGGCTGAAATCGCCGCTGACGAGCTCAAGCACACCCTGCTGGTATTCGATGCCTTCCACGATGTGGAAGACAAGATGAAAGCCGGCAACGCCAAGGCCAAGGAAGTGATCGAATCCTGGGCCGAAGGTGAGTGGTTCACCAAGCGCCCGGACCTGGCAGAGAAAATGTCTCTGACCGTGTTCAAGGTAACCGGCGAAACCAACACCGATGACCTGTCCCCCGCCCAGGACGCCTGGAGCCGCCCGGACATCCCGCTGCACGGCAACGCCATGCTGAAGAATGCCCGCGAAGGCATCTTCCCGGAGAAAGACGGCGAAATCGGCCCGCTCAAGCAGATGGAAGAACTGAAGGCCAAAGGCCTCCCCGTTGCCTACGTGGGTGACGTTGTGGGTACCGGTTCCTCCCGTAAATCCGCTACCAACTCTGTGCTGTGGCACTTCGGTGACGACATTCCTTTCGTACCGAACAAACGTGCTGGCGGTGTCTGCATCGGTGGCAAGATCGCTCCCATCTTCTTCAACACCATGGAAGATTCCGGCGCCCTGCCCTTCGAATGCGACGTTTCCAAGATGGAAACCGGCGACCAGATCGATATCTACCCCTTTGAAGGCAAGGTAGAGAAAAACGGTGAAGTGATTGCCGAATTCGAGCTGCGCTCCCAGGTACTGCTGGACGAAGTGCGCGCCGGCGGCCGTATCAACCTGATCATCGGCCGCGGCCTGACCACCAAGGCCCGCGAAGCCCTGGGTCTGGCACCGTCTGATCTGTTCCGCAAGCCGGAGCAGCCCGGTGACTCCAACAAGGGTTACACCCTGGCCCAGAAGATGGTCGGCAAGGCCTGCGGCCTGGAAGGCGTTCGCCCGGGCATGTACTGCGAGCCGAAGATGACCACCGTGGGTTCCCAGGACACCACTGGCCCGATGACCCGTGACGAGCTGAAAGATCTGGCTTGCCTGGGCTTCCAGGCTGACCTGGTGATGCAGTCCTTCTGTCACACCGCTGCATACCCGAAGCCGGTTGACGTGGAAACCCAGCACACCCTGCCCGACTTCATCATGAACCGTGGCGGTGTGTCCCTGCGTCCTGGCGACGGCATCATTCACTCCTGGCTGAACCGTATGCTGCTGCCGGATACCGTCGGTACCGGTGGTGACTCCCACACCCGCTTCCCCATGGGCATTTCCTTCCCGGCCGGTTCCGGTCTGGTTGCCTTTGCCGCTGCCACCGGTGTGATGCCGCTGGACATGCCGGAATCGGTACTGGTTCGCTTCAAGGGCAAGCGCCAGCCGGGTATCACCCTGCGTGACCTGGTACACGCGATTCCGCTGCAGGCCATCAAAGACGGCCACCTGACCGTTGCCAAAGCCGGTAAGGTCAACGTGTTCTCCGGTCGCGTACTGGAAATCGAAGGTCTGGACGATCTGACTGTCGAGCAGGCGTTCGAACTGTCTGATGCGTCCGCCGAGCGTTCTGCTGCCGGTTGTACCATCACCCTGTCCGAAGACAGCGTGACCGAGTACTTGAAGTCCAACATCACCATGCTCAAGTGGATGATTGCCAACGGTTACGGCGATGCCCGTACCATTGAGCGTCGCATCAACGGCATGGAAGAATGGCTGGCCAATCCGAGCCTGATGCGTGCCGACGCCGATGCCGAGTACCACACCGTCATCGAAATCGACATGGACCAGATCAAAGAGCCGGTACTGTGCTGCCCGAACGACCCGGACGATGCCAAGACCCTGTCCGACGTGGCTGGCGCCAAGATCGACGAAGTCTTCATCGGTTCCTGCATGACCAACATCGGCCACTTCCGTGCTGCCGGCAAGCTGCTGCAGAAAGTGGAAAGCGGCACCATGCCGACCCGTCTGTGGATCGCCCCGCCGACCAAGATGGATCAGCACCAGCTGACCGAAGAAGGCTACTACAACATCTTCGGCAGCGCCGGTGCACGCACCGAGATGCCGGGCTGCTCCCTGTGCATGGGGAACCAGGCTCGCATCGCGCCCAAGTCCACTGCGGTATCCACCTCCACCCGTAACTTCCCGAACCGTCTGGGTCAGGGTGCGGATGTGTACCTGGCATCAGCTGAGCTGGCGTCTGTGGCGTCCATCCTCGGCAAGCTGCCGACCACCGAAGAGTACATGGAGTACGCGAACACTATCGATTCCATGTCCTCCGAGATCTACCGCTACCTGAATTTCGACCAGATGGCCGAATACCAGGACGTGGCAGATACCGTGAAGATCCCGGTTGCCCAATCTGTCTAA
- the hrpB gene encoding ATP-dependent helicase HrpB yields MQNEFPVDDVVEPLLDALQNMGCAILEAPPGAGKSTRVPLRLLERFGAGQSRILMLEPRRVAARSVASFMATRLGEPVGQTVGYRTRTDTRVSAATRLEVVTEGVLTRMALSDPELQGISLVIFDEFHERSLNADLGLALVKEIREAFRPDLGLLVMSATLDCGPLVSMLDAPVIRSEGRSFPVSVVYRPAPPRQDWRDHCVQQVCSVAEEAQVILVFLPGRADIRRVARGLSESGLSLPVSELHGGLPLAQQQQVLEAAKSGDSLIVLTTNVAETSLTIEGVTHVIDSGLAREPVYDPARHRSRLVTRRISEASARQRSGRAGRLGPGCCLRLWSESEVMASHQKPEIARVALDQLVLDLARWGCREPRQMHWLDAPPAPAWQNAVVRLRDGGALDAQGGLTEHGAAIARLGVEPALAMLILAGREQGLPVAAARVAALLSERDILNGQGVDLRSRLQVLEINPDRHRALLSEAQRLLPGKSRDSNDWRHCLGRVLAGVYPRQLARLRQTEGNRYQMMDGPGVQLPPGDSLAGTQWLLILDTDGQPRDARIRLAMPLEEADLEPVLTRQGQWHEQIGWDRERQRVSGWRQRRLGAIVLQSQPMATLTAEQQTQGLLEGLRGDGLGLLPWSEDCRQWQARVTTLAAVDNGDWPDVSDEALLENLESWLAPFLAGMRTFQDLQRVPLRDALNLLLTADQRKQLQRDMPEAITIPTGRQVRLDYTGDTVVLAVKLQELFGLTRLPVIAGGKLTISAHLLTPAGRPAAITDNLERFWRENYQAVRKDLRGRYPKHPWPEDPLAAEATVLTKRRLNGG; encoded by the coding sequence ATGCAGAACGAATTTCCCGTCGATGATGTGGTGGAGCCACTGCTTGATGCCTTGCAGAACATGGGGTGTGCCATTCTGGAAGCGCCCCCTGGGGCGGGGAAATCAACTCGTGTACCGTTGCGCCTGCTTGAGCGTTTCGGGGCCGGCCAGAGTCGCATTCTGATGCTGGAGCCACGCCGGGTTGCTGCCCGCTCCGTGGCGAGTTTCATGGCCACCCGGCTTGGCGAGCCGGTGGGCCAAACCGTTGGTTACCGGACACGTACCGATACCCGGGTCAGTGCCGCCACCCGTCTGGAAGTGGTCACCGAAGGGGTCTTGACCCGTATGGCGTTGAGTGACCCGGAGTTGCAGGGCATCAGCCTGGTGATTTTTGACGAGTTTCATGAACGCTCCCTGAATGCGGATCTGGGCCTGGCCTTGGTCAAGGAAATCCGCGAGGCATTCCGCCCTGATCTGGGGCTGCTGGTCATGTCTGCCACCCTGGACTGCGGGCCCCTGGTGAGCATGCTGGATGCCCCGGTGATACGCAGCGAAGGGCGCAGTTTCCCGGTCAGTGTGGTTTATCGCCCGGCGCCCCCTCGTCAGGACTGGCGGGACCACTGTGTCCAGCAGGTGTGTTCTGTAGCGGAGGAGGCTCAGGTAATACTGGTGTTTCTTCCTGGCCGGGCGGATATCCGCCGCGTGGCCCGAGGCCTGTCTGAATCCGGACTCAGCCTGCCGGTTAGTGAATTACATGGTGGCCTGCCGCTGGCCCAGCAACAGCAGGTGCTGGAGGCGGCCAAAAGTGGCGACTCGCTGATTGTGCTGACCACCAATGTGGCGGAAACCAGCCTGACCATCGAGGGGGTGACCCATGTCATTGATAGCGGCCTGGCTCGGGAGCCGGTCTATGATCCGGCGCGTCACCGCAGCCGGTTGGTCACCAGGAGGATCAGTGAGGCCAGCGCTCGTCAGCGTAGCGGGCGGGCAGGGCGGCTGGGGCCCGGCTGCTGTCTGCGACTGTGGTCCGAATCCGAGGTGATGGCCAGCCATCAGAAGCCGGAAATAGCGAGGGTGGCGCTGGATCAACTGGTGCTGGACCTGGCTCGCTGGGGCTGCCGGGAGCCCCGGCAGATGCACTGGCTGGATGCACCACCAGCGCCGGCTTGGCAGAACGCGGTGGTTCGACTCCGTGATGGGGGCGCCCTGGATGCGCAAGGCGGGCTGACAGAGCATGGCGCGGCCATTGCCCGATTGGGTGTCGAACCGGCCCTGGCGATGCTGATACTGGCAGGTAGAGAGCAGGGGCTGCCCGTGGCGGCAGCCCGGGTCGCTGCCTTGTTGTCCGAGCGGGATATCCTCAATGGTCAGGGTGTGGATTTGCGTAGCCGCCTGCAGGTGCTGGAGATAAACCCGGATCGTCACAGGGCGTTATTGTCTGAAGCGCAGCGACTCCTGCCGGGCAAGTCCCGCGATAGCAATGACTGGCGTCATTGCCTGGGGAGGGTGCTGGCAGGAGTTTACCCCCGACAACTGGCCCGCCTGCGCCAGACAGAGGGCAACCGTTACCAGATGATGGATGGACCCGGTGTGCAACTGCCGCCCGGGGATAGCCTGGCTGGCACACAATGGCTGCTGATTCTGGATACGGACGGCCAGCCCCGGGATGCCCGTATCCGGCTCGCCATGCCACTGGAAGAAGCGGATCTGGAACCGGTTTTGACCCGGCAGGGGCAGTGGCATGAGCAAATTGGCTGGGATCGTGAGCGACAGCGGGTGAGCGGCTGGCGCCAGCGCCGTCTGGGCGCCATTGTCCTGCAGAGTCAGCCCATGGCAACGCTGACTGCGGAACAACAGACTCAGGGATTGCTGGAAGGATTGCGTGGTGACGGGCTGGGCTTGTTGCCCTGGTCCGAGGATTGTCGGCAGTGGCAGGCCAGGGTGACAACTCTGGCGGCGGTGGATAACGGTGACTGGCCGGATGTAAGTGATGAGGCCTTGCTGGAGAATCTGGAAAGCTGGTTGGCACCGTTTCTTGCCGGCATGCGCACCTTTCAGGATCTGCAACGGGTGCCACTACGCGATGCCCTGAACCTGCTGTTGACTGCGGATCAGCGCAAGCAACTGCAACGGGATATGCCGGAAGCCATCACCATTCCCACCGGGCGGCAGGTTCGGCTGGATTACACCGGGGACACGGTGGTGCTGGCCGTCAAGCTGCAGGAACTATTTGGCCTCACTCGTCTGCCAGTCATTGCCGGGGGCAAGCTGACCATCAGTGCGCACCTGCTGACGCCGGCAGGACGGCCGGCGGCCATTACCGATAACCTGGAGCGGTTCTGGCGGGAAAATTACCAGGCGGTGCGCAAGGACCTGCGAGGCCGCTACCCCAAGCACCCTTGGCCGGAAGATCCGCTGGCGGCAGAAGCTACCGTGCTGACCAAGCGCCGTCTGAATGGCGGCTAG
- a CDS encoding iron-containing redox enzyme family protein → MRAANYKKGLELTDHSPWAQAFWDDLVPLKNRVVEHPVFVEMGAGTLSLPRFRSALLNFYPLVENFPKYMGLNLAKTQPGRYPGHEESKNWLISNIKVEQRHAYWYQDWAMGFGITLEELEFVTPPPAMDAVNHYLWHMGRQASLEEGLAATNLAIEWATGEWSQSVVKGMQAYQENGVATINRHSMAWLRAHASYDDAHPHEAMELIKLTCVNEESRERAFAAAVKGLEYYVLALDHCYAQSD, encoded by the coding sequence ATGCGCGCCGCAAATTACAAGAAAGGGCTCGAACTCACCGACCACAGCCCATGGGCTCAGGCCTTCTGGGACGATCTGGTGCCGTTGAAAAACCGGGTGGTGGAGCATCCGGTGTTTGTGGAAATGGGAGCCGGAACCCTCAGCTTGCCGCGTTTTCGCAGTGCCTTGCTGAATTTCTACCCCCTGGTCGAGAATTTTCCCAAGTATATGGGGTTGAACCTGGCCAAGACTCAGCCGGGCCGGTATCCAGGTCACGAAGAGAGCAAGAACTGGCTGATCAGCAACATCAAGGTCGAACAGCGCCATGCCTACTGGTACCAGGACTGGGCCATGGGCTTTGGTATTACCCTGGAAGAGCTGGAATTTGTGACGCCGCCGCCAGCCATGGATGCGGTGAATCATTACCTCTGGCACATGGGGCGTCAGGCCAGCCTGGAGGAGGGCCTTGCCGCCACCAATCTGGCCATTGAATGGGCTACTGGCGAATGGAGCCAGAGTGTGGTCAAGGGTATGCAGGCCTACCAGGAAAACGGGGTGGCCACCATTAACCGTCATTCAATGGCCTGGCTACGCGCCCACGCCTCCTACGACGACGCCCATCCCCACGAAGCCATGGAGCTCATCAAGCTTACCTGTGTCAATGAGGAAAGCCGGGAAAGAGCCTTCGCCGCAGCGGTCAAAGGGCTGGAATACTACGTTCTGGCCCTGGATCACTGTTACGCCCAATCAGACTGA
- a CDS encoding DUF3488 and transglutaminase-like domain-containing protein has protein sequence MARIYQVPSHTRLWLALAVVLCSIPQLVKGPLWQAGLLVLVILIRWLVDQQRLTLPGRIVRTLLLIGAVGLTFYSFGRLYGPEAGVALLVSLFALKYLEVVQQRDAYVVIVLGYFVCATALLFSQTPGMFLYVVLCMTVLTTCLVGINHSDTRASGLLHGKRAMVMTMQAIPLMVVLFLLVPRVAPLWNMQVGEDKARTGMSDSMSPGQISELSESAELAFRVDFQGDIPPRPQRYWRGLTLSHYDGRTWQQAVPQGQAESEYLYRRGNQKPVWYQQLESRRAAEQQRYRYQIIAEPTQRRWLFSLAVPFPLDEGMALAKDMRLVADQPVSQRFAYGVESVPAATDAISLDGQERQLMLSLPQESGRKARGLAQQWQLESHSAREIAQRALRHFREQPFHYTLRPPRLTADPVDDFLFRTRRGFCEHYASSFTFLMRAAGVPARVVVGYQGGEQNQLGTHLLVRQYDAHAWSEIWLEGQGWTRVDPTGAVAPERIELGLREALENSEDGRDVLDDLGLRRFSDGGLFAKVSQWMDYVDFRWQTWVLGYDSAFQSAFLEDLLGVVSPVRIAIALIVAVAMLMGLYALFLLWRTGNARLTLMEREYWRLHQRASERGRPLAVGLTPMQLSDAISEQWPQAAVAAENWAKYYQKLHYDPVSAPDKRQRRHLRSLRNRLYKLLD, from the coding sequence ATGGCGCGCATTTATCAGGTCCCGTCTCATACCAGACTCTGGCTAGCCCTGGCAGTTGTGCTGTGTTCCATCCCCCAACTGGTCAAAGGGCCTCTCTGGCAGGCCGGGTTGCTGGTGCTGGTGATCCTGATCCGCTGGCTGGTGGATCAGCAGCGCCTTACTCTGCCCGGCCGCATAGTGCGTACGCTGCTATTGATTGGCGCTGTGGGGCTGACCTTTTACAGCTTTGGCAGATTGTACGGGCCGGAAGCGGGCGTTGCCTTGCTGGTCAGCTTGTTTGCTCTCAAGTATCTGGAAGTGGTGCAGCAGCGTGATGCCTATGTGGTAATTGTGCTGGGGTATTTCGTATGCGCCACGGCACTGTTGTTTTCCCAGACACCGGGCATGTTCCTCTATGTGGTCCTGTGCATGACGGTCCTGACTACCTGTCTGGTGGGGATCAATCACAGTGACACCCGGGCCAGCGGCTTGCTGCATGGCAAGCGGGCGATGGTCATGACTATGCAGGCCATTCCCCTGATGGTGGTGTTGTTCCTTTTGGTGCCACGGGTGGCACCACTTTGGAATATGCAAGTGGGGGAAGACAAGGCCCGCACTGGTATGAGCGACAGTATGTCACCGGGCCAGATCAGTGAACTGTCGGAATCTGCGGAGCTGGCCTTCCGGGTAGACTTTCAGGGAGACATTCCGCCTCGGCCACAGCGTTACTGGCGGGGGCTGACGCTGAGTCACTACGACGGACGCACCTGGCAGCAGGCAGTGCCCCAGGGACAGGCGGAGTCAGAATACCTGTACCGGAGAGGGAATCAAAAACCGGTTTGGTACCAGCAGCTCGAGAGCCGTCGAGCCGCGGAGCAACAACGGTATCGCTACCAGATCATTGCCGAACCGACCCAGCGCCGTTGGCTGTTCAGCCTGGCTGTTCCTTTCCCGCTGGATGAAGGCATGGCGCTGGCCAAGGATATGCGGCTGGTGGCTGACCAGCCGGTGTCGCAGCGGTTTGCCTATGGTGTGGAAAGCGTGCCTGCAGCCACTGACGCTATCAGCCTTGACGGGCAGGAGCGACAACTGATGCTGTCGTTACCGCAGGAGTCAGGAAGGAAAGCCAGAGGGCTCGCGCAACAATGGCAGCTGGAAAGCCATTCAGCACGTGAGATTGCCCAGCGAGCGTTGCGTCATTTCCGTGAGCAACCTTTTCATTACACCCTGAGGCCACCCAGGCTCACCGCGGATCCAGTGGATGATTTCCTTTTTCGGACCCGGCGTGGATTCTGTGAGCACTATGCCTCCAGTTTTACCTTCCTGATGCGCGCGGCCGGGGTGCCGGCCAGGGTCGTGGTGGGCTACCAGGGAGGCGAGCAGAATCAACTGGGTACCCATTTGCTGGTGCGACAGTACGATGCCCATGCCTGGAGCGAGATCTGGCTGGAAGGGCAGGGATGGACCCGTGTCGACCCTACCGGCGCGGTAGCGCCTGAGCGCATCGAGCTTGGGCTAAGGGAGGCCCTTGAGAACAGTGAAGACGGCAGAGATGTGCTGGATGATCTGGGGCTCCGCCGTTTCTCGGATGGGGGGCTATTTGCGAAAGTCAGTCAGTGGATGGATTACGTGGATTTCCGCTGGCAAACCTGGGTGCTGGGGTACGATAGCGCCTTTCAGTCCGCATTTCTGGAAGATCTGCTCGGCGTTGTTTCACCAGTCCGCATTGCCATTGCGCTGATCGTTGCTGTCGCCATGTTGATGGGGCTCTATGCCCTGTTTTTACTTTGGAGGACCGGCAATGCGAGGCTGACGCTGATGGAGCGTGAATACTGGCGATTGCATCAGCGTGCCAGTGAACGGGGGCGGCCACTGGCGGTGGGACTGACCCCCATGCAGTTGAGTGACGCGATCAGCGAGCAGTGGCCTCAGGCGGCGGTTGCTGCGGAGAATTGGGCAAAATACTATCAGAAGCTCCACTATGATCCTGTTTCAGCGCCGGACAAGCGACAAAGGCGTCATTTACGAAGCCTGAGAAATCGCTTATACAAATTATTGGACTAG
- a CDS encoding DUF58 domain-containing protein: MQLPAPIRDLYERWLARRLPPARQIVLDRRRIFIFPTGYGFFYLLVAALLFIGGINYENNLILALSFLLASLFMVAILHTFRNLFALGMRNGDSESGFAGEEGALELVLFAQRRDHHCVWFRWRGQDGQQISIRRGEEESLWLNLPLTERGRVAAPRLKVESRFPLGLLRTWSYVSLDHYCLAWPRPEESLDCPADGGKENQQAFSSGQSGNDEFQGLRSYTPGDSLRRVDWKGYARGRGLNIKQFEEPVGGRLWLRWDRLQGLGEEQRLSILCYWVLQLDQQRQPYGLELPGLTLAPDTGDVHRWRLLDALASYPDY; encoded by the coding sequence ATGCAGCTGCCGGCGCCGATACGGGACCTTTATGAACGCTGGCTGGCCCGGCGCTTGCCTCCGGCCAGGCAGATCGTGCTGGATCGGCGCCGCATATTTATTTTTCCGACCGGTTACGGTTTCTTTTATCTGCTGGTGGCGGCGCTGCTTTTCATCGGCGGCATCAATTACGAAAACAATCTGATTCTGGCCTTGTCCTTCCTGCTCGCCAGCTTGTTCATGGTGGCGATTCTGCATACCTTCCGGAATCTGTTTGCCCTGGGCATGCGTAACGGGGATAGCGAATCCGGTTTTGCGGGAGAGGAAGGCGCGTTGGAACTCGTATTGTTTGCCCAGCGACGAGATCACCATTGCGTCTGGTTCCGCTGGCGTGGTCAGGACGGCCAGCAGATCAGTATCCGCAGAGGTGAAGAAGAAAGCCTGTGGCTGAATCTGCCACTGACAGAACGAGGGAGGGTGGCGGCACCTCGCCTCAAGGTGGAAAGCCGCTTTCCGCTGGGGTTGTTACGCACCTGGTCCTATGTATCGCTGGACCACTATTGTCTGGCCTGGCCACGGCCGGAGGAAAGTCTGGATTGCCCGGCAGATGGCGGCAAGGAAAATCAGCAGGCGTTCAGCAGTGGCCAGTCAGGCAATGACGAATTCCAGGGGCTGCGCAGCTACACTCCAGGGGACTCCCTTCGCCGGGTAGACTGGAAAGGTTACGCACGGGGTCGCGGCTTGAATATCAAGCAGTTCGAGGAACCGGTGGGCGGCCGTTTGTGGTTGCGCTGGGATCGTTTGCAGGGCCTCGGCGAGGAGCAGCGACTTTCCATACTGTGCTACTGGGTTTTGCAACTGGACCAGCAGCGCCAGCCCTATGGTCTGGAGTTGCCGGGCCTGACGTTGGCGCCGGATACCGGTGATGTGCATCGCTGGCGGCTGCTGGATGCTCTGGCCAGCTATCCGGATTACTGA
- a CDS encoding MoxR family ATPase yields MQALDKALAQVGRVVLGKEEQLKLALTCMLANGHLLIEDLPGMGKTTLAHALARVFKLEYRRVQFTSDMLPADILGVSVFDPNTQQFSLREGPVFTQLLLADEINRATPKTQSALLEAMEERQVTLDGVTRILPQPFFVIATQNPVDQAGTFVLPESQLDRFLMRISLGYPAPEVELQLLAGGDLREQVRELQSVINSEGLIKLSRVVGKVRASHELLDYVQRLLDTTRSDDRFVAGLSPRAGLGLLKAARAWALVSGRDYVLPEDVQAVWPSVAEHRLSARQGGSVAAITQSLLQSVPVIRR; encoded by the coding sequence ATGCAGGCACTGGATAAAGCCCTGGCCCAGGTGGGCCGCGTGGTACTGGGCAAAGAAGAACAATTGAAGCTCGCGCTTACCTGCATGCTGGCCAATGGCCATCTGCTTATCGAAGACCTGCCTGGCATGGGGAAAACCACGCTTGCTCATGCTTTGGCCCGGGTGTTCAAGCTTGAGTACCGGCGGGTGCAGTTCACCAGTGATATGTTGCCGGCGGATATTCTCGGCGTCTCCGTATTCGATCCCAACACACAGCAGTTTTCCCTTCGTGAAGGTCCGGTTTTCACCCAGTTACTACTGGCGGATGAAATCAATCGGGCCACACCGAAAACCCAGAGTGCGCTGCTTGAAGCCATGGAAGAGCGACAGGTGACCCTGGACGGGGTGACCCGGATCTTGCCGCAACCCTTCTTTGTTATCGCTACCCAGAATCCGGTAGATCAGGCGGGCACGTTCGTGTTGCCCGAATCGCAGCTTGATCGTTTTCTGATGCGGATTTCCCTGGGCTACCCGGCCCCTGAAGTTGAGCTGCAGCTATTGGCTGGTGGCGACCTGCGTGAGCAGGTTCGTGAGCTGCAGTCAGTGATTAATAGTGAAGGGTTGATCAAGTTGTCACGGGTGGTGGGTAAAGTCCGCGCCAGCCATGAGTTGCTGGACTATGTTCAGCGTTTGCTGGATACCACCCGTTCCGATGACCGTTTCGTCGCTGGGCTGTCTCCCCGAGCCGGCCTGGGCTTGCTCAAGGCAGCCCGGGCCTGGGCCCTGGTCAGTGGCAGGGATTATGTATTGCCGGAAGATGTGCAGGCGGTATGGCCATCCGTGGCGGAGCACCGTCTGAGTGCTCGTCAGGGGGGGAGTGTGGCGGCCATTACCCAGTCCCTGCTGCAGTCCGTGCCAGTCATACGTCGCTAA
- a CDS encoding O-succinylhomoserine sulfhydrylase, with translation MNDLDPTQLDVETLAIRTAQLRTDEMAHSDPIFLTSSFVYESAAQAAARFGGQEPGNIYSRFTNPTVRAFEQRLAALEGGEACVAFASGMAAISGTFFSLLSPGDHIVSSRSVFGTTNVVFDKYLAKFGIETSLVDLSELKDWEAAIRPETRILYLETPSNPLSEIGDIRALAKLAHDNGALLVVDNCFCTPALQKPLDLGADIIIHSATKYLDGQGRCLGGAVVGPKAEMEEVLGFVRSAGACMSPFNAWVFLKGLETLKLRMEAQSARTQELAEWLESQPGIVRVHYAGLKNHPQHALAGKQQSGYGAVMSIEVEDAAGCRDRQAAWRFIDATRLISITANLGDVKTTITHPASTTHGRVKEEEKQRAGVTENLIRLAIGLESVNDLKADLSRGLQAIASA, from the coding sequence ATGAACGATCTGGATCCGACACAACTTGATGTGGAAACCCTGGCTATCCGCACCGCACAGTTGCGTACGGACGAGATGGCTCACTCGGATCCGATTTTTCTGACCTCCAGTTTCGTCTATGAAAGTGCGGCGCAGGCCGCGGCTCGCTTCGGGGGACAGGAACCGGGCAATATCTATTCCCGCTTCACCAATCCCACCGTACGGGCTTTCGAGCAGCGTCTGGCAGCCCTGGAGGGAGGTGAAGCCTGTGTGGCCTTCGCCTCTGGTATGGCCGCTATCAGTGGCACCTTCTTTTCCCTGCTGTCACCGGGCGACCACATTGTCAGTTCTCGCAGTGTATTCGGTACCACCAATGTGGTGTTTGACAAATACCTGGCCAAGTTCGGTATCGAAACGTCTTTGGTGGATCTGAGTGAATTGAAGGACTGGGAAGCGGCAATTCGCCCGGAAACCCGGATCCTCTATCTGGAGACGCCGTCCAACCCGTTGTCAGAAATTGGCGATATCCGGGCCCTTGCCAAACTGGCCCATGACAACGGCGCCTTGCTGGTGGTGGATAACTGTTTTTGTACCCCAGCCCTGCAGAAACCCCTGGATCTTGGGGCGGACATCATCATTCACAGTGCCACTAAATACCTGGATGGCCAGGGCCGCTGCCTTGGTGGTGCCGTAGTGGGTCCAAAAGCAGAAATGGAAGAAGTGCTGGGCTTTGTCCGTTCCGCCGGTGCCTGTATGAGCCCTTTTAACGCCTGGGTATTCCTGAAGGGCCTGGAGACACTGAAATTACGCATGGAAGCACAGAGTGCTCGCACCCAGGAGCTGGCTGAGTGGCTGGAAAGCCAGCCAGGTATTGTTCGGGTGCACTATGCCGGTCTGAAGAATCACCCCCAACATGCATTGGCCGGTAAACAGCAGTCCGGTTATGGTGCGGTCATGTCCATTGAAGTGGAAGATGCCGCAGGCTGCAGGGATCGGCAGGCAGCCTGGCGCTTTATTGATGCCACCCGGCTGATTTCCATTACCGCTAATCTGGGAGATGTTAAAACGACGATCACGCACCCAGCCTCAACAACTCATGGGCGTGTGAAAGAGGAAGAAAAACAGCGGGCCGGAGTCACCGAAAATCTGATTCGTCTTGCTATTGGCCTGGAATCGGTCAATGACCTTAAGGCGGATTTGAGCCGGGGATTGCAGGCGATCGCTAGCGCATAA